The window CTTGAATCCAGCAATTGTTAACTGTGAAAAACTTACTGAACTTTTCTATGCCTTTATCGCTTTACATATCAcatgaatataataatagtatttaatagCTCATTGAGTTCATGCTATGAGCAAATGAATCAATACatacaaaactataaatattaaaacataatatttgCTACATaactatttgtaaatatttttaacatttttttcactcaaatGCATTTAGTTATCTCCTAAGCAATATCCATAAAATTCCAAATTGAAGAgctagctatatttttttctgatcccaattaaaataaatatataatgataaaaattaataacgCCTGTCTATGCACCACTTACAACTATTTCACCCACTTCGGAAAATTCTGGTCTATAAGAAAAAGTTTAAACTTTGAATGGCATTTATGATTTAATACAATCTGATTGCAGTGACTAATACACTTTTACATCTTTTTCTGTTACATGAATACTCTATTCCAAATACCGTCCCTAAAGTGTGAACTGTCACCACAACCATTCTTCCCATCATCATCAAAAATGTCTTCacaatcacttcaccttttttccccttcaggcCAAGATCATTACTTTAAGACCCTCACCtaataaaatttcttcttttgtttttcaattaattcATAGACGAGACTTCTTGTTTATTTAGTCAAACTCACTATGGCGCAGCTGCTTAacagtgcatttaaaaatacttttcgtAAGTGCAAAATCAGTTTCTTTAATAATTACCTGAAAACTGTCCAAGGAGATCAGCCAGAATAGTGAAAAGTACTTGTAAGCTCTTGGAATTTAACTAAGACTGTGCAGTAGCATGACTTTAAATAGAGAACTTTTAGTGATATGATTTTATTTGATAGGGGCCAACAATTAATCCTCTTTAAAATATGTTCCAAAAATTAATACACATTTGTGATATAAGTGatataaagtaatatatgaaCAATTTCCTATTAATATTTCATTCTGAACATTATCTGTGACAAATTTCAAACAATGTCTATACTAATTTATAGCTCTAAAAGTCCAAATTGACTCATAGGGCTAGTCAGAGGAGATTATGCAACtctgattaaaattttttactataaaaaacaaaaatcctaccACAGGCAATGTCCTTATTGAAGAAACAAAGtactatatttatgtatataacatCAGGTGAAAGGTCCATTTATGACAGCCTTTTTTTCACCCCTGGTGATTAAATGCCACATTGGTAAGAGCAAGCTTTGAAGTCAGTTAGATTTGGGTTAGGATCCTGGCTTGGTACTTACTAGTGAAGTAAGCCTGGGCATCTAACTTCCCTAAGCtcatttttcctcatctgtaaaatgagaattttaatatttacttctaGGTCTACAATGATGTTTAAATGAATAAGGCAGATAAAATCTTTAgcacaattttttgaaaaaccatTCAATAAAAGTAACAATTACTTCTTTCATTGTATGAAATGTCTGTTTAGACACTTCAACTGAATTTCCTACCAACACACcaccattttcctcttctctctaccAAAGAAAATCCAGTCTACTTCCTCTGGTTTGTCTTACTGAATGGCAATGTCAGCCATCGGGTTATCCAATTGGCTTTAAAAGTCTTAGTCTCTCTTTATGCCTGAGGTCAGCAAATTATGCCCTAGTCCAGGAGCCAAAATTGgtcatctgtccattttttaCGAGCTAGAAGCtaagaattttttgttgttgttgtttttgcatttttaaatggttgcatAAGTAGCTACAGAATATCATcgattttatcttttatcttttggtccacaaagcctaaaatatttactacctggttacccctttaaaaattttgcaGACCCCTGGGGTCCAGAAAGAGTTagcaaagaagaaaccaaaattgGTCAATAGAACAGAAACTGAAGCAGGAAAGGGTGAGCAAACAGCTCAATAGTAGCAATGAAGTCAAAGAAAATAGGTACTGAGAAAAGTCAACTGGCTGTGGAAATTAGGTCACTGTTAACATTCAACAATAGAGAAATAATACTGAGAATTAGATTTGGAGCCATTTAAGAAAAGTGGATAGTGATAGAAGCAGTGGGTGTGTAACATTTATTCTGAAAATTCAacagtgaaagagaaaacataaataggCAAACAGTTAATAGAGGGAGCAAGATCAAGTGAAGGGTCTCCCCAGGATTTAGAAAACTTAGAGAATGAGAGGTAGAGGGAAGCAACCTAGGAATAAGGATAATTGATAAAGAAAGGTGTCAGATATGACGGTAGGCACAGACTGAGAAAACTTACCTCTCTTTcctaaagaagaaatcaaaaatagGCACAGATACTAAGATATTCTaagatggagaagaggaaaacaagaaagttcacgtttatttatttcagtgtctCCAGGAAAGCAAGAGACAATGTTATCTACTAAGAGTGGTAAGAGTGCATGaaactaaaagcaaaaagaaaaaggatttaaaaacaacttttcaaGAAGAGCAAGCAACAGAATAggacaaaacagaacaaaagaatcGTGGAAAAGAGGACCCATTTGTTCTTGATTATAAAAGTACATGAGTTAAACGTGTTAAATTTCTCAAAGTAAAAACTAAATTGAGTACCACTTTGATTTTCTATGGACTATCATTAGTATTGTCTCCCACTAGCATTTAGAGCTATATTCAAAAGTGACAACTGTAACTTACTCATGTTACTCTCTTTACACATTCAACTGTGCACCAAGAAAACCTTTTTTCACTTATGGAATGAAATTACATGTGATTTCTAGACAAACAATCATATACAAATCCTAGGTAGAAATAATATCTAGAAGTAATACCAGCCCAAAGCAACCCCTTCTTGACTAAATCCCTCAAAGAACTGGTTTGTCTTCCCTGGCATTTTTCACATCCATAAATACTCAACTATGTAGGAGCCTAGGGGAAAGTGAAATTTTAGGTAATTGTTACCTGACTAGCAGAGGATCAAAATCACTTTTTGAATTTTACTGAAAATAGTAGGGATGGAAATTGTGTTACAACATATAATTCTCTCCATTTTCAAAGATAGCATACTGAAGATAATCTCAGCAGTGTTGGACATTTCACCACTGAACTTCGTTGTAATACAGTGATACAAATGGAAGTAGTTCAAATCTACAAGCGAGTAAGTCCCAGATGGTTGTTCTTTTTCAATTGTGCCTGCCTTTTACAACTTTCTGGTTCTTTCTCTTAACATCAGAATATTGTAATCTGTAACTCGCAGCATGACTGAGGAACAAACCAATTTATCCGTAACTCATTACTTGTAAACTTCTATGAACTtgtaaacaagataaaaaaaaggtTTACTAAAATGTTGAAGCATGTGCTTTAACATCTTTGTTTTGACTGCTCATAGATGTTTTATTTGTTGGGATACAGGGAGATCAGAGGAGCTCTTTCTTCATGGCTCTCAGTTAACATATAGAAGGGGACAGGAGCTTAATTTGGCCTCAAGATAATTATCTGTACATTTTGTCTTCCTCACAAAGCTGGTAAACACCAAGGGAACAGGGATCACTATTATTAGCATTTACCGAGTAACCGAGAACAAAATATGACACTTAGGAGgatttcaataaatctttttcaATGCATCAAATTGAAATCAACTAAATGGCTAATATTCTTCTTATTTTGCCAACATCATCAATAACAAAAAGCTCCCCCGACATTTTAGGTAAGGTTTTAAGCAAGGTTAAGGCCTCGGGACAGTAAAACTGAAAGGAACCTCAAGTGCTATAAGAAATGGTCACGAGATGGCATGCCTCTCTTCAAAACAGTTAGGCCCAAGGTTAAAATGTGCTGGCATGGCTAAAAGGTCCTTTTAAACTCAAGATCTTGTTCTCAAACAGTTATTAAAGTTCTCAGGGAATATTTTGAAAGAGGAGGGAGTTAACCTTAGCTCTTTGGTCTAATTCCAAGTCTGGTAATTATATGCTCCCTATTAAAATTCCACTTGCAGTTCTAATTTAATAAGGTGGTGCTCAGTTCCTGTCAAACAGCTCAGAGCAATGCTACCAGCTGCAAAGCTTATCCCATAGACTGTAATGTTTCAGATGTGATGAAGTGatcatttaaaatctttcagGGAAGAAATGGGCCATGCAGTCATTAAAATACTTTTCCACTTATAAAGAATGtataaactatgtattttttaaatagtcaaaatTCCTCTATCTACAAATGTCGCAGTAAATTTTAGTTATGTTCTTGACAAGGGAGTTCTATTTGTAGCGATTATAATACAAACATGACAAGAAAACTTTTCAAGTATATCATCTTTAAGTTtcacaaaacaatgaaaactcaaaaaaaaaaaaaaccacacagacTCAAAGCAGAAGATATTTATACTTTCCTTCTCAGGGTACTTATGGTAAGTAGAGTCACCGTGTTTCCCCATTTCTCCAACCTGCTAATATCAGAACTGAGCAGGACTATAGGAAAACAGGCAGAGGAACAAGTGGCAAGATGAAACTGTATGTGTCTGACTACTCAATGACAACCTGTATCTGGCACCATATTAAAAGGCATCTGGCAACTGTGATTCTTTGTAGGGAGCAAAGGTAGGGGAACTAAAAACagtaatttagaaatagaaaacctcCTTAAAATTGTAGAGACTACTGAAATGAggtcctaaaatatattttatggcttataaatgcaaatataactGGAATCTTAGGTAGAAAGATTATCcttgagaaattattttgtgagaagtctttaaaaaaatcctgagTGTTTCTGGCATTTCAGTGAGTTTTACAGAATGCTACAAAATTAGTTTCATCATTTAAGCACACCCATTTACAGGTTCTGTAAGTCAATATATTactaaaaagtagaaagaaaaaaagtttctattaaCTATAAgtgcttttctcatctgtatattCTGTTTGTACAAAATCTATCATTGTTCAGAATACAGACATTTCACTTAagggcaattataaataaatatactactAAGACAATGTCCTATAACCATTTAAAGTCCAAAGTCATTCTAGACAAAGAAAATACTTCTAGTATTGACAAAAAGAACTGacttaaaaactaagacacaaaaaCTGCCCTTTCTCTTGAGGTTGGCAAACAGTGTAAAGATTTCATCAACTTTATTCGATATTAGGCTTGACTAtaagaagcaaacaaaagaggtttttatttttaattagtgtgTCCACAAAGGAAAAGGCACAAATTAAATGATTTcttcaaaacaagcaaaactaactGGAGGAAAATATGCAACAACCTTATACTTTCAAAAAGATAAGTTACCTAAGaagatacatttatatacatatatgtgtgtgtgtgtgtgtgtgtgtgtgtgtgtgtgtacatatatatgtgtatatatatgtatatacacatatatatatatatatgtatataaataataaccTAGAGGTAGAACAATCCAATCTAAAAACTTATGATTGAATATGTTCTGGAatttagattttttccccccgAAATTTAGAAATACTACCTAACAATGCTCAGTGGGGTTTAAGCCAGAACCCAGTAATCAAACACTCATATTACTGCAGCAAAATGTATGAATACTTGAAAGAAAAGCCCTCATTTTAGTGCCAATTTCCGTTTTTGGAACTTTATGGATTTTGGATAAAAGACTGTGGACCTAAAccgaaaaaatagaaattaagtcAGGCAAAAGTTCTTAACTATTTTTACCCTTCCTTAGCTTCAAAAACAACAGGTTACATAAATATTGTCTGCTAACCCTAAAGTTTACAAACTTCCAAGATAgcagtaaaaattatatttcaattgtttCTACAAGTTacttatactatattatagaaCCTTAATTCATGTccaaagaaaacaacatattttattgatttcatgatatgaaataaaatacataaaattcattcatattttaaagtataaatttctCCCTTTGTAgtactttttagttttaaaaaataacaattatttccACAAGTTAATAACATCTTGAAAATGCACTGTAATTGAGCATAGTTAGGATTACAACCAGTTTAAAAGGATACCTGAACATTTGGACTCTGGGGTAATGTAAAGTCAGCAGCTAGACAAAGAAATTCTCCACTGCTCTCTTCTTTCTGTTGTCTTacagtttgagaaaaaaattaatctatgcTTGTAAGAGGAATCAGAATGCTCATTATAAGTTATGTATTCTCTTGAAAACAGTAAATTGTCGTGGTGAAGAAGAGAGTATGGAGCTAGGTAATAAGTAGATATTCAAATTCCAGCCGCACCATTGACTAGCTCTGTCACCTCAGAAGTCATTTAAGTCtcttgtgccttagtttcctcatctacaaatgGGGAAATAACAGTACACACAACAAGGAGCTGctaaaaaataaactgagagaTAGGAAAAGCAAcatgaagaataaagaaacaggTGATGTTAATAAATATTGACAAAATTAACACAATACTAGCaataaaaatttatgattttaattactttttaaaccCAGAATGGCTtaacacagaattttttaaaatacaaaaatgtttaccTTGCATTTCATTAACTGAAATaccaagaattaaaataattagtatCTCTATCCTTTTgtaataattaataatcattatCTGAAGTTATAATTTCTGTCAACTCCTGAAACACCTCAAAGAAGGTTTCTGTAAAACAAAAGTAGTTTGCATGTATGATTAGCACTTGGTAAATAAGAATATTTGATAAGTCAAAATATCTAATTCCCTGACCACATCAGAGAGTCCATCCATCGAACATCTTGTTACTAGAAATAAACCACTTCGCTCACTACACAATCTGGCAAAGCACTGAATGAAACCTTACCTATCTTCATCTTTATCATACAGCTGGTAATAATCTCCACAGCCGTTCCAAAAGGTGTTATCCACAACTTCTTGCCTTCCTGCTGTGGCTCCACTTTCCGATGTTATCTGGTTATTCTCTGTTTCCCTCTGTGAAACTCTTGAGTAACGTGGATCCAAGAACATACAGTCATGTTCTCCATCGAAGTCATCACATTTTATTAAGAGGTCATCTGGGCCATTTTCCTCGACTTCCAAAGCTTCCCTCCACCTCTGAACACTTCTTTGTTTAGCCTCATGCCTATTAAATCCTGTTTCTTGGTCCACTTGACTTGAACTTACCAGTTTTCTAACTTTGGGCCTTACTACCTGTTCAGGAGAACTTCCCTGGTTGGTGTCCCTACCCCTGGTATTTTGTTCACTGCAAATATGCCCTGGAGCACAGGCTGATTCTTCAGTTGAATTTTCTGTCTGTGGCTCCTGGCTagtattttgctctttctttctaaCAACTTCATCTTTAGAAGAGGACCTCTGAAATTCCTGATTGTTCTCTTTGACAAACTCAATGTCACCAAGAGGAGTTTTCACTAAAGGCGCTGAATCTAACTCTTCAAGCTCATCTCTTATTTCACAGTTAAAAGAGGGAATTGGTGGAGAAAGACCAGTATAAGCCTCCACCTCTCCATTTGCCAACTCAAATATTGTATTGCCCAATGCTTCCTGATATCTACCACCTTCCACAACTTCTGCAGAAAGCTGAAGACAGTCATTATCCTCTCCATGCCTGCCATCTGGATCATAAGAGTCAGTATGAACCAGTGCAATTCCATTTTGGACACTTGAAGCGTTACAAGCTCCTGGAGTATATTCTCCCTCAGAGTGATTATGAAGATCCGTACTGCTTCCTAAGGTCTCCCTGCCTTCCCCACTATGATGTACTGCAGCAAAGGAGGGACTGCTCTCAATGGTTTCATTCAATGCTGTATCACAAATGGGaatttctgtttcacttttttcaaataaaggaTCGCTGGGTAGAGAAGACTGATCCAATGGACTGGAACCTTCgtagagaacaaaaggaaacacatttgGAAGGattaatttagataaaatttgatttaataaTGACTATTTAAATAGAAATCATACCAATGATGACCTACTTGAGAATGTAAGTGAATTTCTCTGACAGGTGCTTCTATGCTCCCTAAGTTAATTGGGAGGCCAGAACAGTTACCCTATGAGTTCATTTTGCCCTTTCAGTATCATCTCCCTCATATGCCTTTTGCATGTTTTTCACCTAAATCctaatacttaaaacattttgtgaaagacattaaaaagagAGGCCGTTTAAAGACTACATGATAAGAGGCATAAGTGAGTTAAGTCATAGGGTAACCAATCTGCCCCCAGTTATTGGGATGTGCAATTCAaacttaactttttttattacatGCAGGTGAAAAAAACTTCAAGAGCTTTTTATGATAGATATAAGAACAGGTTATAGATCTAACAGAAATGACTATTGTGTTTGACGTCAATTCAGATTATATGCCAGTCTTTAGATTTATAATATTAGATTTCTATCTCTAAAATGGATTGTTGTAATACATCTATAATAATGAGTTAACTTTAGATGTTACAGctatgaatgaaaaacaatgaaaaagtcaATGTTGATTCTCTTTGCAAGTTTGTCAGAATATCAAGGCAAGAGAAAATCCTATCTATTCTATAAATTACTTTAGCATGTCTATGTTTTATCACTactaatgtaataataaaaatgaagacatttgagATTTCTTggaacaaaaatttataaattataaataactgaAGAGAAGTCTTCTTATATTACAAAAAGGATCTTTTAACAGAATGACTTTAGCTAATAATTTAGACTCTTATATATAAACGACAGTAAAAGTAAACTAGAATTATCCAATTTACTCAGGATAAGAGGAAGATGATATTTTAGTCCAAAAATACATCATTATAATACATCGGtatctgaaaaatactttttcaaaccacttaataattaagaattttgagggtaagggggatcaaatatgtggtgatggaaggagaactgactcttggtggtgaacacacaatgggatttatagatgatgtaatacagaattgtacacctgaaatctatgtaattttactaacaattgtcaccccaataaattaaaaaaataaaattttaattgaataagCATTagttgacatttatattttataaaatgatttttaaaaatcaaattagcCAAGCCAAATTATTTAGAGATACAATTAGAACAACAagctatttaaaaacatatagctATTTAAACATAATATGCAggataaaatatattcagttcatattaaaaatgttttttgattgAAAGATAGAGATTTCCTCTAGCTAAAGGATGTGACAATATAATCACAGTTACTTGTTACCTTTGACAGGTACGTATGCCATGCCAGTGTAGTTATAGTTTAATGATTGGccatattctattttcttctatgtttaaaTGTGTATACTATTAAATTCAGTAACAGtttcaaaatagaattttttgATAGGAAGTATAGAGTATTTATACTCATAGACACATAAAACCCAACTCACAATTTCAAATATTACAAGACAAATTCCTAAATGCttattaccatgttttcccgaaaataagacctaactggaaaataagccctagcatgattttttcaggaagctcgtaatataagccttaccccaaaaataagtcccagGTAAGTTCATAAGTCAGATGGATGCACTTAGTACGTCCATTGCAACACACAATGGACGTagtgaattataaaataataatattaacatataaatataaatattattggcattgatacttaaaataaatgataatataaattataattaagtatttgtaaatacccaagcaggtgcctttggacaagaggtaaacgcctatgtaaacagatgaactcgagacttactgctgaatgaccaatcggagtacagacacaacgcatgAATAATGTGCACACTTGATAATgaacggacgtggttgtgtctaatatgaatattcataattcaatacatcatgTGTTATAAtggacatacttaatgcactcctgtgaaataaagaaatgttttctaaattttggtgcctgcaatttttcttctcttttgtgtaggccatcattcttaactgtcatcatttttgctggcactcctgtctcataagtcttcaatcaACACTTGacttaatggtagatttaaagggaatactATTTTgtcccccagacaagatgagtgcaaaaagaaagagctattctgtcgagtacaagaaaggaattgtggaggactctcgtggcaagaatcttacggctttctgcaaagagaagaagttggatctccgaatggtccaaaaatggtgagcagagtaccATAACCTccgtcaacaggtggacgagagAAATGCTACGAAGTGCtagtgtggatcaggtcagcaaccattatttcctgaacAGGAaaacatcatctgtgaatggattgctgacaggagaacAAAgtctttggttgtgcgcagggctgatagtCAAGCATTtacccttgcaatggcaccacagttagaaatatccccagaagaattcaaagcatcacaacactggttggatggcttccttcagcaatatgaactgtctctaagatggacaacactgttcaagctggaagatactaaagttattaaacgtgcacttgcattcaaatTCTtagttgatggcatcgacttttctaaacaccaactctccaacatgattgctatggatgaaactgcagtgtttatgggccagggatctcaaacgacaattgagcAGAGGGGTGCGTCGTCAATCTACATTtcctccactggttatgaaagtgcacatgttacctgtattttggcaattcgtctgaaTGGAAAGAAAGCTCCACCtataatcatcactaagggcaagaaagataaggttgaacgtgtttcaggcatttatgttcttgaaaccgaaaaagcctggtgcacacaagcagttataaggaagtgggtcgatttaattcTGCCagttgttttgcgaggtggccaaagaggtctgctagtctgggattcagccagcgctcaccgcgctaaagacatgaagaacttccttgcagagaaaagatcaaataatgattcccgcaggaatgactgcctatctccagactcttgattgcaataaacaagccattcaaagaccatttgcacatggaaatcaatgactacattgaaaataggaTATTTTCAGCATgaaaactttgtgaagcctaaaACTTTGTGAAAACTTTGTGaagcaagaggtcgtgacttgggtgaagaattcatgggataaaatcactgacagctgtgttgccagcgcactatgagcaggctacatggacaagaagtgctcatttaaggagagctctattgctggacatgagcaATTgtggccaatggttctacaggaaatgcaGTCGCAAggaattcaagccagaattcgggGTTTAGAGAGTTGTGaccatgttccagaagaagatgacaagACTGCatctgaataaatgtagattgctctACGTGAATAAATGTAGCTTGttctacatgaaaaaatatgacatccactgaaaataagccctaatgcatttttggagcaaaaactaatataagaccagtcttattttcagggaaataacgGCAATACCTCTTAAATAATTCCATGTTGCATACCTGAGGAATTTTCCTTTAGAACATCATCCAGTTCCAACACCTCATAGTCATCACCAGCCCGACCTAAACTTCTTTCATGCCTGGTCATACACGGTTTAAAACTGACATATGCATGTCTTCTTCCATATCTCCTGCCTGTGATTGTCTGATATCCTCCTGCTGGTTTGGGCCAGCCAGCCTTGCTGGATTCTTGATCCATTgctgaaaaacagaattaaaaataaaagaggtataGTAATGACATTTATTCTGGCAACTAGTTGGGGTAATGTCTCAATATATTTGTTAGTGTTTGCCAAATCACATGCTACTGAACATCAAGTGTACTTTACTAGTACtataaaatatacttgaaaagtAAACATGAAACACTATGTTATGAGTTATGTGGTCTCTTTACTCCAAAAAACATCTTTTGAAGCTTGGTTCTTTTAAggtatttaagatttttataatgTAACCTACTAAAAAGAGATTTTTCATATGCCAAATTACTATAGAGCAGAAGCTTATTAAGGATATTTGCAGACTGATCCTCCAAATTATCTAAGTATCTTACATATAAGTGCTAAATTGTTGAGAGATTTACTAGCACATGATACAATGATGGTTTCAGTTACATTAAGAGTGAATACATACTTGTCAAAGGTCACAGGTAACTTCTTTAAATGCTATCTGTACTGTCAAAGAATCAACTGAACCACAATAAATACATCCCAAAGATTAGGGTCAGATAAAAATTCTCTG is drawn from Rhinolophus ferrumequinum isolate MPI-CBG mRhiFer1 chromosome 7, mRhiFer1_v1.p, whole genome shotgun sequence and contains these coding sequences:
- the PJA2 gene encoding E3 ubiquitin-protein ligase Praja-2 isoform X2, with translation MSQYIEKEPAAMDQESSKAGWPKPAGGYQTITGRRYGRRHAYVSFKPCMTRHERSLGRAGDDYEVLELDDVLKENSSGSSPLDQSSLPSDPLFEKSETEIPICDTALNETIESSPSFAAVHHSGEGRETLGSSTDLHNHSEGEYTPGACNASSVQNGIALVHTDSYDPDGRHGEDNDCLQLSAEVVEGGRYQEALGNTIFELANGEVEAYTGLSPPIPSFNCEIRDELEELDSAPLVKTPLGDIEFVKENNQEFQRSSSKDEVVRKKEQNTSQEPQTENSTEESACAPGHICSEQNTRGRDTNQGSSPEQVVRPKVRKLVSSSQVDQETGFNRHEAKQRSVQRWREALEVEENGPDDLLIKCDDFDGEHDCMFLDPRYSRVSQRETENNQITSESGATAGRQEVVDNTFWNGCGDYYQLYDKDEDSSECSDGEWSASLPHRFSGTEKDQSSSDESWETLPGKDENEPELRSDSSGPEENQELSLQEGEQTSLEEGEIPWLQYSEVNESSSDEGNEPAHEFAQPEAFMLDGNNNLEDDSSVSEDLDVDWSLFDGFADGLGVAEAISYVDPQFLTYMALEERLAQAMETALAHLESLAVDVEVANPPASKESIDGLPETLVLEDHTAIGQELCCPICCSEYIKDDIATELPCHHFFHKPCVSIWLQKSGTCPVCRRHFPPAIIEASAAASSEPEHEAPPSNDSTAEAP
- the PJA2 gene encoding E3 ubiquitin-protein ligase Praja-2 isoform X1, which translates into the protein MSQYIEKEPADSFFGGVTMDQESSKAGWPKPAGGYQTITGRRYGRRHAYVSFKPCMTRHERSLGRAGDDYEVLELDDVLKENSSGSSPLDQSSLPSDPLFEKSETEIPICDTALNETIESSPSFAAVHHSGEGRETLGSSTDLHNHSEGEYTPGACNASSVQNGIALVHTDSYDPDGRHGEDNDCLQLSAEVVEGGRYQEALGNTIFELANGEVEAYTGLSPPIPSFNCEIRDELEELDSAPLVKTPLGDIEFVKENNQEFQRSSSKDEVVRKKEQNTSQEPQTENSTEESACAPGHICSEQNTRGRDTNQGSSPEQVVRPKVRKLVSSSQVDQETGFNRHEAKQRSVQRWREALEVEENGPDDLLIKCDDFDGEHDCMFLDPRYSRVSQRETENNQITSESGATAGRQEVVDNTFWNGCGDYYQLYDKDEDSSECSDGEWSASLPHRFSGTEKDQSSSDESWETLPGKDENEPELRSDSSGPEENQELSLQEGEQTSLEEGEIPWLQYSEVNESSSDEGNEPAHEFAQPEAFMLDGNNNLEDDSSVSEDLDVDWSLFDGFADGLGVAEAISYVDPQFLTYMALEERLAQAMETALAHLESLAVDVEVANPPASKESIDGLPETLVLEDHTAIGQELCCPICCSEYIKDDIATELPCHHFFHKPCVSIWLQKSGTCPVCRRHFPPAIIEASAAASSEPEHEAPPSNDSTAEAP